Below is a genomic region from Silurus meridionalis isolate SWU-2019-XX chromosome 10, ASM1480568v1, whole genome shotgun sequence.
AAAGCGGAGGAACTGGCGGCTCGGACAGctgatgtaatgtaatgtaaagtaaTGGTGGCCGGTTGGCGTTGAGCTCAGATGGCGGTGTGTGCCAGGCTATGTGGGGTGGGTCAGTCGCGGCGGTGCAGGCGGAGACAGAGGAACGGCCAGCGCGACCAGGAGAGCGACTCGGAGCTGGACATggacgaggaagaggaggaggaaaagatcGTGGGCAAAGGCAAAGCGCGCGTCCTCAGAGCTGGTCCTAAAGGCCGTAGCGCTGTGTGCGACGTCGCGGGCTCGGAGGATGAAGAAGACAGGGCCTGTGctgcagcaacaacaacaacagcaacagcagcgcCACGATCTCTGTTGGATTTACCACCCGAGCTTCTGGTAGAGATCTTCTCCTCTCTGCCCGGTACGGTGCTGCCCAACCTGGCCCTGGTGTGCAAGAAATTCAGACAGATCCTCAGCACTGAGACTATATGGAGAAGACGCTGTGCAGCGGGTAAACCACTCATGCATTTATCAAacattatagattatagattatagattaaATGGCATTATGTGACGCTATTTATAAATAGTTTTGATCCAAATCTGGCTGTTGCCTTCAGTGGGTTAATTTTCTACGCGGTCggttggtctgtctgtctgtctgtcactttcTACTGCCCTGTCAACACTgtcaatattaatatattaatattaatattgccACTGATCAAAGATCGTCATGTTACAATTGCATACGATTTGTTTGCAAGTGCAAACTATTACACTTGTGGATATAAAGGCATTGTAATAAAGATTATGCAAAATATTAATCGGAACCTTGGGTCAAGGTTGCCAGatctattgaaaaaaaaaaaaaaaaacagtccactGGCATTTAAAACTAGCTCAATTGTCAATAGAAAAAGGCTCCCAAAACTCTGACTTCAATCGCCAAATATGTTGTAATATTTACATCTAACATCACAAAGCACATTTTATAACACAATATTTATACAGATACACTGATCTCTACTAACTAAAACCAGTTTGGGTAAACAgctttattctggtcagggtCAAGGTGGGTCTGAAGTCTGGCTGTGAGCTGGAGTACAACCCTGGATGGACCACCTATCTGttaatgaacattttgtgcACACATTAAAACAGGTCATTCACAACTAGGGGAAGTATACCATAGCCGGTCCAGACTAAGGCATGTATATGGGAGGTATGAGAAAACCTGCAAACCCAGTGGGAATTCTCAGAGATGTAAAGCTCCACGTACAGTGGGGTAAATTCAGGACCGACCCCTAGATATGTAAAAACAGCAACACTACCCATCATTACTGAATCTTCAGCCACCAACCTCAGacaatgtaatttatatttttaagtgactgttctttatttctattcatACTTTAGTATCTATCATTTAACTTAAGTAAAACTAGTGCATTTGTATGGTATCCATAGCTCACATACATAGTAAATAGTCAGTGTAAATATAGTTTACATTAACATCAACACCAGTTTACCCATTTGGCttgcaaaagaaaacaatacaCCTGGCAACCCTtcataaaacatgtaaaaaaaatgagtaCTTAAAGCTGCCTTGCACaggatttttatttactattaagttggtgaaaataaaatactgttgCTGAGCTGCTGTAAGTCACAGGAACAGTCATGCCACGCTAATTCACCATCAGCATTGAGTCAGGAATGTAGGACTGGAATTTTGTCCGCATTCATCATATGACATCTTTGATATGTCGAATTATCACCACACCCCTAGTTTCTGTACAACTAGATTTGGAATACTTTTCAATAGAAGGGAGCCTAAAGCCAATCAGGGAAAGAGTAAGATTGTGAAAAACTCTATTGCTAGGTCTCGTTTATGTGAATTGGTTTGTAGTCGGCGCCATGAGCGGGCCCTGGGGGGCGTGGCCCGGCCACTTGAGTACTTCGTACTTCATACGTCTCAAAATAATAATGAACTTAAtagtttaaacaatttttttacaaattgatTTTACTGGTTAAAGAATGAAGagtataagtaaataaaaaaaattaaaaattactaACTCATAATGCAGTGCTAACATAGTCAGCCAATTACATACACGCTGCCACTATGCTAGTCGTGgttaatttgtgtgtttttgtgagtcTTGCACTTAAGAGTTATGATAAATTATGGTTTACAGTGAGTGGCAcgtttaatattttatgtttattgaaatataataattataataatagtaatagtatgtGAATGAGAGAGGCCCCCCAGTTAAACATGAGGCCCCCTCATTCTGTATTCTCTCACGCCGACACTGGGTACACAGAGGAATATCTGATTTAGATAGGTAAACAGCAGCAGACTAAGATTACAGCAAAGCAACCAACAGGTTTTTAAATTGCAACAGTCACaatgatttgtttaatattattattatatctgtaCAATATTTCTGTGCTTCTGAGAAGATTACAGCATTTTGACTATTAATGCTAGTATTTGTTCAACTAGTGAGTTGAACACGAACATGTTTCCATGTCCTGATCTGAATACTGACAAACACCTTCAGTGTAATTACCTACTGTTAATATTGCTCTAATGTATATTCTGCAGTTTGGGATGCAGCATTGAATTCTCACTAATATGTGTGCAAAATTGACAAGTAGTTTGCCTTAGCACTTTAATTACAAAAGTATATACAGCATGTAAAGTAtagaatatatacaatatataaaagtatacaGCACaacatgtaaatatgtaatactctacacacacatgaCCCAAAGTattgtgttttcttctttttaatcacttttttagAGTTTGGCATGAAGGATGACCTGCGGAAGATGGAGGTGGCAGGGGTGTCCAGCCGGGAGCTTTATGTCAAACGTAAGGATcctcatatttaaaaaatcagaaGGACCTCTGTTGTGTCAGGTTTAAATAATTGGCTTAATTGGTTTAAAAGATTGTTGCCATGATTTAGCAAGATAGAAACATTCTGAATTAGGTTAGACCCCTCCCAAAAAGTCAACAAATATCTGATCGTTAGGTTAGGTTTTGTGATATTGTGGGGATAATGACGAAGAAACAATACAGTATTActataaataaacttttgttttgctttatatatatatatatatatatatatatatatatatatatatatatatatgccgaTACAGTTTAGAATATGTTAGATTTGGTTTTAATACATGCAAGTTTGTAAAACTGACCTGAAAATATGATGTAGAAAAGCATGCTACATCCACCCAGTATTCTTCTTTCCTTTTGCATAGAATACGCTTTCAGCTTTGTCTAGACTATATAGAGTTGTACTCGCTCTTAATGGCCTTCTGCTGCGCTCTAATGTTAATGCTGCAGTGTCCACACCTAATGGCCCCTAACTGCATCAACACTGACTGTCCCTGGGAATGTATGATTTAGgcctaatttattttttgcgCAGTATTCTGTTGAGGATTTGGCTTTGTAGATAGAGCCAGGAAAAAGATTCTATAGACTACTCCACTTTTTCTTTCAACCTAACATCTGTATACAGTGTCTTTGCACAGGCATGTTTCACTGTATTGAGAAAACTCACTTACTTCAAGTGCTGTTGTTGAATTACATCAGTAAAATCAACTTTACAGTTTAAAAACTATATGCTGCAGGATGAAACAGAGCATAATGCATGAGACTGGATAAACAACAAAAGATCTCCCAATAGAAACTGTAATGATCAGGTTTTTGTAAACACAATTCTCTGAATTATGTCTTTGTTTACTGAAATGTTACAATATGTTCTTAGTTTTGTATGGAAACCCCTGTTTTcataattcataaaataaagCCTTTCTTGTCATTTTCATATCGAAGCACGCTTTATAGTTtactctgtttcttttttattcttttagggctgcaactaacgctTATTTTGTTAATCAATTAATCGGACTAATTCAGGGCATTTATCTATGaaagtgtattttaaaaaaatgcaaaagcctcATGTTATTATACTGAGTTTAAcaatcatttttacattttaaagtttatagtggctgcttgttaaGGAGCAAATGGGAGATTTCTCCTTAGAACagattcactcatgctgggatgtctgtctgtctgtctgtctatctatctatctatctatctatctatctatctatctatctatctatctatctatctatctatctatctatctataaaaatataaattaaaaaattccatataaaatataatacaacattgttttgatgatttttgttttaaaaaatacagacattctgtcatttgtgaagaaaaaagcatctagaatatattattaatttaattttgtataatgttaaaataatttatgcataaattaaataaatgaaacattaaaaaCGAGCATTTAAATGttgtaaagctgcagtaaatcacgCAGCAAAACAGATGTTTACTagtatgccataaatgtagtacatttatggcatttggcagatgctcttatacAGAGCGAGTTAAAACTGTgcagggttaagggtcttgctcaagggcccagcagtggcagcttggtggtggtggtggaatttgaacctgtgaccttctgatccaaagtccaatggcTTAATCACTGAGCACCACAGTCTGAGCTCCTCCTGAGCTCCAGTAcgactgtcctgaagttagcatacaaacagtttacacaatagcacttcattaaactataccattttaacattatgaggattatacagtttttgcaaaccatgctgatgtttcaccttcttccatgacaccagtgtgttttctttttatgtgctcatgcatcactgtggtacttctaTGCCACACAAACTTTGCTTTGCTTAACTTGCAGGTTTAAGAGTCTTGcagcattttaatataaaatgctctcaTGCCTTTGATCACTTGGGACGCACGCTTTTTCCTGCCGTCGCTTGACCCTGTACTCTCAGCCCTTTTTGCAAGCGGCTGTGTTGTCTTGCCATCACACTAacccgtaacttgagcagcccaaatAAATTGATAACTGCATTTGTTGACAACGAATTAACgattattatcgattttatcgattagttgttgcagccctagattctttcaaaacacacacttggATGTGCACCTTGGATAAGTGGTCAGCTCTTGTTTTTTCTTGCCTCTGTTGTCCTCCTCTGGTTGGTTCACATATGCAGGTGTGAACCCTAGGGTGAAGTCGGGGCGTTTTATGAAGCTTCTGCCCGATTATGAGCACATGGACTACCGGGACGTGTATACACACTGTATGTACTGCTTGGTGTGTGCGCTGAATGTGGTGGACTCAGGATATGATATTGTAGAGGCTGCCCTTTGCTGCTGTTCTGGGATCTGTATAGTTGATGGGTACAAGCTGTGGGGAGAGGATTGATGTTATATCAGCATAAAGGGCATCTTTTACCTGGTATCTGGCATGCCTCTCTGTCCTGCATGTGTGGAGAAATGACACACACCGGCCTGTAGAATCTAACCTGATATAATGGTGTGAAGTGGTTATTTTAGTAATAACTCTTGCTTATATCCACACTGCATACTTGCTGAGCGAAAATAAGAGGTTAATAATGATTATTGTTAACGTCTTATCAGACAAATTGAATGGCTAATTCTGTCATTTGCAGTACCAAGTCTCTCACTAGACAACTACACATAGCTACACACCATGCCTGAATGATCTGCaataatttatttctctttatttaagCGGTATTGATTTGTTACTATTGCATGAAAATTTGCACACCTCTTTGTGATTTCTGGAAGTTTGTACCTTTGTGTTGCAGTACTCTATCCATACAGATACATTTTGGGTCTCTGGCAGCCAGACATAGGCCCCTACGGAGGTCTGCTAAACGTAGTGGTAAGTCCCATCACTGTCACATGCTCTTAACGCTTAATAACCCACCTTCTATTTTTACACTGTTGGTATCTCACTGTGAAATAATTTCACCCAAGAGGCAACTGTGTTCTGTTACTGGCCTGGATAGGTGGATGGATTGTTTATCATTGGCTGGATGTATCTACCACCCCATGATCCACGTGTGGAGGATCCCATGAGACGGCGACCTCTTTTCCGCATCCACATGTGGGAGCATAACAAAGCCACAGTGGAGTGCATGTATGGTCACAGAGGGCCTCACAAAGGAGACATTCAGGTTAGATTAGCATATGTTCAAAAGCAAAGCaagtttcattatttattactattttaaagACAAGGGGTAGGTGGTGTTATTATGTGACTTGTGCTTGCGGTTTGCAGACAGTAAAAAGAGATGAGTTTTCTACCAAGTGCAACCAAACAGATCATCATCGAATGCCGGGGGGAAGACAAGAGGTAAAGGACCCACCAGCCACACAAATGGTGTTTTTACTGTTAAAATGATTAAGAAGTTTGAGAATGATTGTGGCTTTAGGATTAATTTCTTGAGCTAGTGCTGAGATTATGGAGGGTTGGGCAATGAAGAGAAAatcgtgtgtgtctgtgcaggaGTTTCGGACATGGTTGGAGGAGGAATGGGGACGGACACTAGAGGATATTTTTCATGAACACATGCAGGAGTTGATTCTCATGAAGTTTATCTACACCAGCCAATATGAGTAAGTATGCTATATATGAGTAGTTATCATATAGCTTTATATCGTAAAATACATCCTTTTAAAGGACTGGGGACAAATCAGAGAAATCAGAATattcagaaaaaatattttagtacaGTCTTTTTTCAAAACAGTATACAATACGAAAAAATGCGAGTTTAGCATTTCATGTGCTTACAGTAATTGCCTGACGTATCGGCGGATCTACTTGCCCCCGTGCCTCCCTTCGGACCTGCTGCAGCCAGGCCTTTTTAAAGGTACATATGGCAGCCATGGCCTGGAGATCATTATGCTGAGCTTCCATGGCTCTCGGGCCAAAGCCACCAAACTAACAGTAAGTCGCTCTGCTTTATCACACTTGTGTAGATTTACTTATCTGAAGTTCTTTTCtacctgttttctttctttcttttattctgttattattatgatgatgctTGGGTCAGTGAACCAGGTTAGATTTAGCCTCTGTTTTGTTTACGCTACTTTAATCATTGTGTTCCAGCATTATACCCTGCTCTGTTGGATacataattatcattattatgtaGATCCTTCAGTAGCATATGGCCACATTAAAGCACAATACATTCCTATGTGGAATAAGTATGCTGGGGCAGCTATGACAGTGTAATTcagacctttttttattttttttatttggcccTGTATTGTGTGGTGTCTATAGAAGTGAAAGTTTGACTGATCACCGTTTGCATCTCAGGGTGACCCTAATGTACCAGCGGGTCAGCTGACCTTAGACATAGACCTGAGTCGGCCAGTACAACTGCCTGACTTGGAGCACCAGCGAAACATTGATGAGCTTTCTCGTTTGGTGTTGGGGGTACAAGAAGAGATTCAGAGGGGTGCCTCAGGCAAAGCTGCCCCAACCGTCGGTACTTCAGAGGCAGAGGGTTCTGATGCTGCCTCTAGCTCAGGAGCTGAGGATGCAGGGTGTGCCGAAGCTTCTAGCGATCAGGATGAACCTCAGCCTTTTGTCCTGCCTTTAGGGGTCATGGCTCGAAATGAGGTGTACCCACGATCATGCAAAATATGGTAAGTAGAAATCTTGATCATGTTACTGTAAAGTTCAGGATTGTCTTGTAAATGGTCATATATGAAATATACTATTAGTTACATTAAAACAGGCATTAAAACTATGCCTTCTAGCATTTTTGTCATTTGAAGGAAAAGTTACATTTGTAGATTACATGCCAACATTAATTTCTTAATGTGTGTCAGTTTCTACGGAACAGGTCTGATAGCGGGTCATGGCTTCACGAGTCCAGAGCGCACCCCTGGTCTGTTCGTCCTTTTTGACGATGATCGTTTTGGGTTCATCTGGCTGGAGCTAAAGTCTTTTAGCCTGTACAGCCGCTTGACAGATAAGCTGGAACATGCTCAGGCCCCCAGCATGGAGCGCTTTGAGGCCATGCTTCGCAACATGCAGTCCTGGACATCCTGATTGGCGGCCTTTTTAACCTTGCTTCTTATCTAACACATAATAAAAAGGACTGGCAGTTCCAGACCTGCAGGGCCATGACTTTAATTTGCTTGGCTCAACGTGTGCACTAATAATCAATCCACTGATTATTCAAACCTAGGGTGTGTCAAACAAAAGCGTATAGTGCTGTGGTCTTTCAGGATTGGAACTGCCCACTCCTGTGCTATATACCCTAAAATCCTGATTACATTCTCAGCCCCACACATCCCCACACAACCTGAGGAAACCTCCCAGTAATCTCATACATGCACAAGGAAAACCTGACACACAGGTATGTTTTCAACGGCAAGATCATATACTGTAGGTAGTATTATACACTGAAGCTTTCTTATCagctttttaattaatttatttttgtaacctGGAGATGCCGAAGATGAGGATACATTTTACTCCAGAACAAACTGAGTGTGCCTCTGTACCATCATTATT
It encodes:
- the fbxo31 gene encoding F-box only protein 31 isoform X2, translating into MAVCARLCGVGQSRRCRRRQRNGQRDQESDSELDMDEEEEEEKIVGKGKARVLRAGPKGRSAVCDVAGSEDEEDRACAAATTTTATAAPRSLLDLPPELLVEIFSSLPGTVLPNLALVCKKFRQILSTETIWRRRCAAEFGMKDDLRKMEVAGVSSRELYVKLLYPYRYILGLWQPDIGPYGGLLNVVVDGLFIIGWMYLPPHDPRVEDPMRRRPLFRIHMWEHNKATVECMYGHRGPHKGDIQTVKRDEFSTKCNQTDHHRMPGGRQEEFRTWLEEEWGRTLEDIFHEHMQELILMKFIYTSQYDNCLTYRRIYLPPCLPSDLLQPGLFKGTYGSHGLEIIMLSFHGSRAKATKLTGDPNVPAGQLTLDIDLSRPVQLPDLEHQRNIDELSRLVLGVQEEIQRGASGKAAPTVGTSEAEGSDAASSSGAEDAGCAEASSDQDEPQPFVLPLGVMARNEVYPRSCKICFYGTGLIAGHGFTSPERTPGLFVLFDDDRFGFIWLELKSFSLYSRLTDKLEHAQAPSMERFEAMLRNMQSWTS
- the fbxo31 gene encoding F-box only protein 31 isoform X1; its protein translation is MAVCARLCGVGQSRRCRRRQRNGQRDQESDSELDMDEEEEEEKIVGKGKARVLRAGPKGRSAVCDVAGSEDEEDRACAAATTTTATAAPRSLLDLPPELLVEIFSSLPGTVLPNLALVCKKFRQILSTETIWRRRCAAEFGMKDDLRKMEVAGVSSRELYVKRVNPRVKSGRFMKLLPDYEHMDYRDVYTHLLYPYRYILGLWQPDIGPYGGLLNVVVDGLFIIGWMYLPPHDPRVEDPMRRRPLFRIHMWEHNKATVECMYGHRGPHKGDIQTVKRDEFSTKCNQTDHHRMPGGRQEEFRTWLEEEWGRTLEDIFHEHMQELILMKFIYTSQYDNCLTYRRIYLPPCLPSDLLQPGLFKGTYGSHGLEIIMLSFHGSRAKATKLTGDPNVPAGQLTLDIDLSRPVQLPDLEHQRNIDELSRLVLGVQEEIQRGASGKAAPTVGTSEAEGSDAASSSGAEDAGCAEASSDQDEPQPFVLPLGVMARNEVYPRSCKICFYGTGLIAGHGFTSPERTPGLFVLFDDDRFGFIWLELKSFSLYSRLTDKLEHAQAPSMERFEAMLRNMQSWTS